In Acidimicrobiales bacterium, a single window of DNA contains:
- a CDS encoding SMI1/KNR4 family protein, with translation MRDWRPEIVHLVGIKQAIDDADTRGLWEYHLPKVRVSDEEIDAVERHLGIRLDPDYRAFLRYANGWPSFFQSVDLFGTHDLYGSPTFELAQQVLEVIEPIVYEQAGLEPGKVLPVAATAEDMDMFVMPVVDGQQVPPVVWIAGGEIDRFPTFDDYVLAMIEYNARELATLRNG, from the coding sequence ATGAGGGACTGGAGACCCGAGATCGTCCACCTCGTCGGGATCAAGCAGGCGATCGACGATGCCGACACGAGGGGGCTGTGGGAGTACCACCTGCCGAAGGTCAGGGTGAGCGACGAGGAGATCGACGCCGTTGAGCGGCACCTCGGCATCCGCCTCGACCCCGACTACCGGGCGTTCCTCCGGTACGCCAACGGCTGGCCGTCCTTCTTCCAATCCGTGGACCTCTTCGGCACCCATGACCTCTACGGCAGCCCCACGTTCGAGCTCGCGCAGCAGGTGCTCGAGGTCATCGAACCGATCGTCTACGAGCAGGCCGGGTTGGAACCTGGAAAGGTCCTGCCGGTCGCGGCGACGGCAGAGGACATGGACATGTTCGTGATGCCCGTCGTCGACGGTCAGCAGGTACCGCCGGTGGTCTGGATCGCCGGCGGCGAGATCGATCGCTTCCCCACCTTCGACGACTACGTCCTCGCCATGATCGAGTACAACGCCCGGGAGCTCGCCACCCTCCGCAACGGGTGA